In the genome of Arachis stenosperma cultivar V10309 chromosome 6, arast.V10309.gnm1.PFL2, whole genome shotgun sequence, the window ATGACCTAGAACATCAAACCCCTTCACACCATGATTTGAACCCAAAGCTTTGGTTTTCTAAGCACCATTATGTGTCACTAGAGTTAGCATATTGCTTTTAAAACAAAATGTACTCCAATCTAGTTTTAGTTTTTATCTGATCATCAAACTTGAAAAACAAGCATTATTTACATTATGTAACATTTCAAACATCATCGAAGACACTTTTAATAGTGAATTTTATTTTAGCATTTAGCACATTCTATATTTCAGGactttttaaaatcattttataATTTAGTTATTAGAATATCTTTTTGCATTATTCGTTCAGAGGTTTAAACAAGTAGACGTTACTTATTCAACAATCAACCAATGAAAATTGACAGTAAAGCCTTAAAGGCAGATAAAGAAGCATACAGTGCATGGAACATTATTGTTGTTGCTCAGTTCTGGCCAAGTTGGTACAATTCCTGCTCTCACAGGCGCTCTTAGGGGCCAAGCACGGCCAAACATTCTTTTCCTCACGGGAAGAGGTCTCTCGGTCTCACCCAACTTCCGGAAGCTAGATGGCAGCCTAATATAGGTTTCTTTATTAAACTCCTCTTCCTCTGTGGCATGATAGCATGGTTCTAGAATGTCATATATGTTTACCCCATCAATTATCTGAAATAGAAAGAATCATCAACAAGTCCTGAATTCATCTTAGGCTCATTTACTGCGAGTGCTGTGATATATTTAAATTACCTGATCAACTTTTGCAAGCTTGCTTGAGCAATTGTCATTGAGTGGATTATAGAAATTCCCATTGCACTCAGCATTAACCTCCTGTAGCAAGTACCATTGAAAAGACAACAAATCCAATATCAATTAAGAATGCATACTTTACAAGGAAATTTCATACTTGAAAAAGACACCTCATTCTAAGATTGAgtattgaaaaagaaataaattaattcaaatttagtACTAAAAGTTCAATCCTCTCAACAAGTTAATCATGTCCAGAGAAAATTGAAATTTGTTTGAAAATGCCTAAAATAtggatttaaaaaattacaaatttcatttaaaaaaataatttaatggtCTATTAAGATGATAAATCGATGATGATTCACTTGGATGAACTTCATCAAAGGATTTTATTTTCACCTGATAGAGATCATCAGAGATAAGTCCCATCCCATGCACAAATGGTACAAGAGCATTGCCATCAAATTGCTCATCACAAACACCATTTCCAACCATGTATCCCTGCATGCAACTACTTCAGCTAACAACCACAGCCTCAAAAAGATATATTGATCACTTATACTTTAAAAGACCTTGAAATTCAGCTTAGGCTTCACACCAGCATTGATTCCTGTGGATCAAGAAAATGCACATTAATTGTGATCAATAACGCATTAACTCAACAATATGAGGACATAACTTATCATACCTTTTGCTACTTCATAGGCAAGTGTAGGAACATAAACACCAGCATATGACTCTCCAGCAATGAAAAAAGTGTTGGAAAGGAACTCAGGATATAGCTCAAACCACTAGTTGGTCAATAAAAAGGTAGATAAGTTAGAAATTTGGGAAGAAATATTCGAATTAACTCAGATATTTTGTCAAAATTACCCAGTTGTTTCTTATCTACCTTAAGGAGAAAGGCATGTGAATCAATGGCAGTCTTTATGTCTCCAGTGTCGTAATCAGTCTGGTTCTTGGAGTATGAAAATCCCACACCAGCAGGAGAATCCAGATATATAATATTGGAAACCTATAAGGCAGAACAGAATCATATTTAAAGTAATCATAAGTATGAAGTAAGACAAATACACAATAAATAATTGGTGAATTACACAGGTATATCAGGACAACAACAAACTACAGTGACAACAAAAATGGGACCGGTTATATAGATCAAAACAATGTTATAGTGCCCTACCATAAATTATCTTTACATTTAATTAACATCTAAATGTTTTCTTATAGTTTCACCTGTTCTATTTTTAGACTCCCTCCACCTGTAGCTATTGGACTACAACTATCCTCCATCTGGTCCACTCTCCCTATACCCTGTCAGGGCCTCTTCAAACCTTCTCCACACATATCTAAACTATCTAAGATGAAATTCTACCATCCCTTCTGCAATTGGTGCTATCCCGCCTTTCTCTCTAATGTCTCTATTCCTGATACTATCTTGTTTAGTGTCTATTCATCCATTACAAGAATCCTAGTCTCAGTAATGCTCAACTTAAGTTCccgttgacttttttttttcgatgACTAAGTTCCTGTTGACTTTTCACTGCTAAATATTCAGTCTTTTTCATCTGATGAATTATGCAAATAATGCACCAAGATATCCTGGGAAGGAAATCAGTGTCTATAGAGACAAAAGATCCTCTTCCAATTTTTAATATAGATTAAAAGTTTCAGACCTTTGACCAGCTGTAAGGATTGAGGTGCAGCGTGGGAAGACCTCCTGCGGTCTTTGCAGGTTCAAAATTAAACGGACCTGAAAGACAATCAATTTCTCTATGATTTATAATTTATGAATAATAAATATTGAATTTGGTAAAATTGAGCATAGTTAGTCATCAACAAAGGATTTTTAGACTCTGGTCGTGTAAAAACTATTTCTACTGTTCGAAAGTCCATACTCCAGATGAAAatacacacacaaaaaaaattattcaatttacAGATAACCATCAAGATTTCACAACCAAAGGCTGTTAATGAAATTATTTAGGCCATTATTTCAGATGAGATCTACTTAGTAATAAGACATTGAGCTGATTACTCTGTCATTTTCAGAACCGAAACGTCATGTAGGATGAATACAAAATACATGCATATGTGTTCAACAAAACAGTGAAATGCGGTTGTTACAAAGTTGACCTATGTAAACCTTACATCAATTTTATCAGCCAGAATTCAGACAAAATGTGGGAATTCTGAGGATGAAACCtgcttttaaaataatataattaacatATACAAAAGGCCTTGTAGGTGGAAGTGATTGACTACAGATCATTGCCACTGAATTTAATAACCAATCACAGAATAAACTTGTCACAATCATGATTCAAAACTTAACACACAAGAAATACCATAAAAGCAGAAGAAACCATTCCTTCAAAGTTTGAATCTATCAAAGTCATTTGAATATGAGAAGAGTGAATAATTTTGATCCACTGTCAGTGTAAATAATTTTACCCTGTTAACATATCATATCTTATATTTGATATTAGCTTTCaagtaatataatataaaaagagTTAAGCTCTTTTGACTGCACATAGCTATGTAAAATGTAATACTGAACATGTATCAAGATCAAATccgaaataaaaaaaaaaaaaaaaaagaaatgaaaacaGGAAATTATACAGTCTGTGTCTTGAGTTACCATGCTCATATATGAAGCCATCAAAGCTAGAGCATCCTGGGCCGCCGTTCAGCCACAGAACCACCGGGTCCTCAGCCGGTTTACCTTCCGaaacaacaaaataataatacaagCTCCTCCCATGGTTTTCATCCACAGTCACATACCTTCAATGTCACAAAAAATTgcaacaataaataaaaatcagGCATAATTTCAATAGTAAATTAAGTCTCCGTGGATCAATATTGAACTCAAGGTTACAATTCATACAGCAGAAATGAGaattaactaatattaaaaaaaaattagtttctagaaaaattaaaatcgAAAAAGAGCTACTAGAGTTACAAATCATATACCCTGCATAATGCTTTGAAGGCAAAGTGCCATTAAAACCAGGAATTTGAGTAATTAGGGCACTTTCAGGAGCTGATTGGGTCAAAACAAAGCTAAGAAAAATGTGAAGTGAGACCAAAGAGAAAATGCTACATTTATCACCCATAGTATTGGAGCAAAtaacaagaaagataaaatgaaaaataaaaatataaaaacaaaaatgtgtATTTAGATTTTAAAGGAGCAAGAGCAAGATTCTTGGAGGGGATATTTATAGTGCACAGAAAAAGTTGTTAAAGAATAACTGCAAACACAGTGATGATGGCACTGGCAGCATTGGGGTCCCACGTTTTTCGCAAGTAGCAGAGTTAGTTAACTTAAAAGCAAGGTTTGTTTTGTTTCAGAGAATacagaaactaatttcagattaATTAAGGGTAATAGTTGCGTTTGTGCTCTGATTACCAAAATCAGCAACCACCTTAtgtttatctaattttatattttaatatgtatttttaattaataaatattttaatatatatttaacaaaaaaatacttCTGTAAGTGAaatgaaattaataataaatttataacgaGATTTACTAATTGTGTTGGTGTTGACTGTTGAATAAGATAagaaaaactgaaaaagtaGTGTGGGTAAGAGAGATTAGGCAATGGATCTGAATACGTAGAAGGTAGAACTTAATTAGAAGAAACGTTATGGGGTGGTCCTTCTCGGAAAGAGAGTCTTATTAAATATCTAAAGCGTTTTGCAGTGATGAGAGTATCAGTATTCTTCAGTACAGAAGAGCCATCCAATAAGGCAATAAGTGATTAAATGCTAGTCTGCTACTCTTCACTCTTCAGTGAAGGCGCAACCGTACACTTGCTCACATACTATTCGTTTATACCAAATTTTCTACCTATTATgtcacccaaaaaaaaaaattctacctATTATGTCTTGACTAAATCTCATAGActtttatcattttaattttttaaatttaaaattatttatactggtctttaaaaattaattttggatattatattaatttttagacTTTTTATAATATTGAATTAAcgaattaaatataaaattgattttgactTGTTAGACTAGatacaaaattaaataactCTCAAAGATCagtataataaattttgaacttaaaagactaaaatagtaaaaatcGTAAATCTCAGAGATCATTATAAATATTGATTTAGTCGTatacatttatattttttataaaaatcgGTTGGCAAAGATGGGATCTAGAGGTAGCGGAACTGATGAGGTTCACCTTTGGCACCAGCCACCAGAGGTGGTTTGTCCTCTCTTATTATTAAGaacctaattttttttctttttcttttctgctcttttgttttttctcttagttgttcaccaaaaaaaaaaagagaaaaatctaAAACAATCATTGACAATTACTTCTGACGTGTGCATCATCCAAAAACCAAAACCGACCTCAATTCTTGGCAACGGTACCCACTGACTGAGTCAATCTTATCTTCCAACCGGAATCTCTGATAACAGAATTCACTAAGAAGAACGGGCCATGactcctcaactgaaagatacTAACAAACAACGCCGACCATGTATATCGCAACTAACTCACACCAATCATCTATAAGAACAACTGAAACCACAATCCCAAAAGGGGACATCTTCCACCCTTAATTATTACTCTTATATTGATAAAACCCACATTCttacttgagcgtcggagtgctTTTTGCAGGTACTCCCGCCGCCGTGTTCAAGAGGCATCCGAGGTGTATTCAGAGTCATCGCTGACTGACGTATAAGTCCGCCGAGAGCAAACAATTCTCCAGGACGACCCTATACCTCGGTTCACTCGGGACGGAACatttggcgcccaccgtggggcccCGTAAAACTAACCCCACCTTTTTCCTTTATATTTCTACCTCTTGAGTTTTCTTTTTCAGATCACACGATCTCCAGACATGGCAGACAACGGAGTCCACCAGCTCACGCAGGCCGAACTTATGGCCTAGATGGCTGAACTTCAAGCAGAGGTCAAAAGACTGGCCGAGCTGTCAGCACAAAACAACACCAACAAGCGGGATAAAGGCAATCCCAAGAACTCGTCCCAAGCCGTGACTGACCTATTAATCACCAACCCCCCGAAGGAGAGATTAACCTTGGATAACCCATTTTCCGAGGAGATTACCAATTACCAAATGCCAAAACATTTTACACTACCTTCCTCACTCGAGCCATATAAGGGGATTGGTGACCCCCGGGCTCACATTAAGAAATTTCAGTCTATGATGTTCTTTAATGGACCTAAAAATGAACCTATTCTTTGCAGGGCTTTTCCGACCTACCTTGACGGCGCGGCCCTCCTTTGGTTCTCAAAACTACCTGAAGGATCAATCTCTTCCTTCGAGGAATTGGCAAGATCTTTCATAGACTACTTTACTGCTGCCCGCATTTATGTGCACGGATCAGATTATCTCGGCACCATCCGCCAAGGTCCCCAAGAAAGCTTGAAGGATTATTTAACCAGATTCGCTGACGCAACAATGGAGATACCCGATCTAGATCCTGCTGTCCATCTCCACGCCATAAAAGCCGGCCTCAAACCGGGAAAATTCAGAGAAACAATTGCCGTCACAAAACCGAAAACCCTGGAGAAATTCCGAGAAAGGGCCGCAGGGCAGATGGAAATTGAAGAACTCCGAGAGGCCGAGAAAGTAGACAGAAGGCAACCACGAAAGAAAGAAAGCCGAACAATCAGATCAAGGGACAACAAAGACACCAGAAAAATGTTTAAACTTACACCGAAGTTTGACAACTACACCAGGTTCAACACCAAGAGAGAAAGGATCATCAAGGAAATACTCAACGCCAAAATCATCAAACCCCCTGTTAGGGCCGGAAGCTACCAAGACCAACGATTCGTGGACAGGACCAAGCACTGCGCCTTCCATCAGAAATATGGTCATACCACCGACGAGTGCATCATAGCCAAAGACTTGCTGGAAAGATTAGCCCGGCAAGGACTCCTAGACAAATACATCGAAGGTACAAGGCACAAAGGAGCAAAAACAAATCCAGATGAGCAACAAACTCCGAGGAACAAAAAAACTGACAAATGGCCGAGCAACAACCCCCCAAAAGGAATCATCAATTGCATATCAGGAGGATTCGCATGTGGCGGAGAAACAGCCTCAGCACGAAAATGAAGCTACCGCACTATGCTAGCAATCGAAGGAACAACCCCACACTATAATAAAGAGGTTGACGACCTCGAAATCACTTTTAACCAATCAGATATATGCTCGGCCACACCAAATGCAGACGACCCTGTGGTGATTTCCATCCAAACAGGAGAGTTACTGGTAAGAAAGGTCCTTCTGGACCCAGGTAGTAGTGCAGACGTTCTCTTTTATTCTACCTTTTTAAAAATGAACTTATCTGAAAAACTAATATAACCCTCATCCGGAGAACTCATGGGGTTCTCCGGAGAAAGGGTACCGATAAAAGGGTATATATGGCTAAAAATGACAATAGGTGAAAATCCATTATCCAGAATCTTTGATATACAATACCTGATAGTTGACTGCATTAGTCCCTACAATATTATTCTCGGGAGACCTGCTCTGAACATGTTCAGAGCGGTGATATCAACCTTTCATCTATATGTTAAGTTTCAGGCACAGGACGGCAGAATAGCAACAATCCACTCAGACCGTCAACAAGCTCGGCAATGTTACAACTCTAGCCTAAAAAGGTCAGACACGAGACAGAAGCAACACGAGGTCAAAGCAGTACAAACTAGGAAGGAAGTCTTATCCCTAGCCGAGCTTGACCCCCGAGGAGACACACAAGAAAGACCTCAACCAACGGAtgagcttcagaaaatccaacTGACATCAAAACCAGAACAGGTactgaaaattagaagtcctatcctagttatccttctcaattgtgatgagaattgttcattgctaccacttagttaacccttactagataaaggaaagtcaagtggatgaattgacttgagccacaagttctagccaactcccaaggaaagactagctttagtgcactccaaaccaattagcaatctctccaattatcaatcaacaaaggaattagataactcaagtgtcactaattactctacctaggccaagaggaacaaaatctacactaaaactaaaagaggcattttaacaaacacatagagtgcaataaaagtaaacaacataaattgcaagaattaaagagagatctaactataaaggcaagagatcaacaatagaaaagcaaagaagaacaattattatgaattacctcttattgaattggaagaatgtagaaggaacaatactagatctacaaaaaaatataagaacaacataaaggaaattacaacaaaagagtagaagaagatgaatgtaacaacaaagaattgaaaggtagaagtagaagaaagcaaagattgaaacctagatctaagaactaaacctaatcctaatcctaattctagagagaagtgagagcttctctctctagaaactaactaccaagctaaactaatggtaactaacatgtaaagtatgaaaagtatgttgattccccttcaatccttggcttaaatagcatcagaaatgagttggattgggctcacaaggcttctaaaatcgctggccacatattgctttaagtgaactaggtggcagcaacggcacgtgcacgtactttgcgcgtgcgcgccaccatacgtgtagcaactatggcaaatcttatatcgtttcgaagccccggatgttagctttctaactcAACTGGAACCgaatcatttggacctctgtagctcaagttatggtcgtttaagtgcgaagaggtcggcttgacagctttccggttctttcatttcttcatgaattctccaacttttcatgcttctttcttcattcccttgatccaatctttgccttctaaatctgaaatcacttagcaaacatatcaaggcatctaatggaatcaaggagaattaaatttagctattttaagtcctaaaaagcatgttttcactcttaagcacaattaaaggagaatatacaaaaccatgctatttcattgaataaatgtgggtaaaaggtgataaaatcccctaaattcaatacaagataaaccgtcaaaatggaGTTTGTCAGGTACCGTACATTGGTCAAGTGCTACAAGAACGAGAAAGGTCGGATCTCGTAAAGTTACTACGAGCCAACTCTGACCTATTCGCCTGGACCCCGGCGGACATGCCTGGAATAAGTCTAGACGTCATTTGTCACAAACTCGCCACCAACCCAACAAGCCGACCTATAGCTCAGAAGAAAAGGAACCTAGGAGCAGAAAAATCCAAAGCAGCCCTAGAAGAGACGAGTAAACTCCTCCAAGCCAACTTCATCAGAGAAATCCGCTTCACCACATGGCTCTCAAACGTGGTAATGGTAAGAAAGAGCTCAAGTAAATGGCGCATGTGCGTCGAttttacaaatttaaataaagCATGCCCTAAAGATGCCTACCCTTTACCTTGCATTGATAAGCTTGTAGACAACGCATCAGGTTTCAAAAGCTTaagcttcatggatgcatactctggGTATAATCAAATACTCATGCATCCTGAAGACCAAAGCAAGACAGCATTCATAACGGAACATGGAAACTTTTGTTATCGAGTAATGCCGTTTGGCTTAAAGAATGCAGGTGCAACCTATCAACGCTTGATGGACAAGGTCTTCCATCACCAAATAGGACGCAACATGGAAATCTATGTAGACGACATGGTCGCCAAGACCACAAAAGAAAAATCACATTGTGAAGATCTCAGTGAGATATTCAGACAAATCCGAGCATATAATATGAGACTGAACCCGGAAAAGTGTGCTTTTAGGGTAAAAGGAGGAAAGTTCCTCGGATTCATGCTCACCTCacgaggaatcgaggcaaaccccGAAAAGTGTTCGGCGGTACTCAATATGACGAGCCCCAAAACAATAAAAGAAGTGCAACAGTTGGCAGGGAGGATAGCGGCGTTATCTCAATTCATACCCGCGGCATCAAATCGAGCATATCACCTTTTCCAAACAAtatcgaaaaacaaaaaattccaCTGGACAGAAGAGGGCGAGAAGGCTTTTTCCGAGCTCAAAGCAATCCTATCAACACCACCCGTGCTGCAAAGGCCAGAAATCGGTAAacctttatatttatatttatctgtTTCAAATTATTCTATAAGTTCGGCCCTTGTGATCGAAACAGGGAAAATACAACGGCCAGTATACTTCGTCAGCAGAGTCATGCAACCAACAGAGCAACGATATCCGAAGATAGAACAACTCGCCTTGGCGCTAATAATCACAGCAAGAAGATTAAGACACTACTTCCAGAGCCACACAATCATAGTGAGGACAAATCAACCATTAAGGCAAATATTGACAAAACCAGAGCTGGCCAGACGCCTCACCAAATGGTCCATCGAACTTTTAGAATTTGACATTCAGTTCCAGCCCAGGTCGGCCTTAAAAGCACAAGTGTTGGCCGACTTTATCTCGGAAATGACAACCGATGAACAAGACAAGTCTTGGGAACTACACGTGGACGGAGCATCAAGCCGAGAAGGAAGCGGAGCAGGAATAATCCTCAAAGAAGGAGACAAAGTAATAGCCGAACAGGCCCTCCAATTCCACTTCCCAGCAAGCAACAACCAAGCCGAGTATGAAGCCCTCGTCGCAAGACTCAAACTTGCCTTGAGCTTCTGAGCACAAAGCCTGACAGCACATTGCGACTCTCTCCTCGTGGTCCAACAAATCCGAGGAGAATTCCAGGTAAAAGATCCGTTGCTTGAGCAATACTGGCTCTTAGCAAAGgatctaatttcaaaattcaattcattTAATATATTGCATGTCAATAGAGGAAAAAATGTGAGAGCAGATGTACTATCCAAGCTCGCAGCCACTAGTGCAAACACACAAACATCCACATTAACACAACTTTCGCTAAAAGAACCAAGCACTAATTTATTACATGTAATGAATATTAACCGCCTCCATGATTGGAGAACACCTTTCCTTGAATACATCATTACAGGCGCCATACCTAAAGACGAGCCCAGACCTCAATACTTCAAACGAAAAGCAAGTCTTTACACAAGCATAGAAGGAAAACTATATAGACGAGGATTCTCACAACCCCTTCTAAAATGCCTAAGCAAAGACGAAGCAAAAGAGGTAATGGACGAGGTTCACGAAGGAGTCTATGGAAATCACATCGGATGGCGAGCCCTCGCAGCCAAGATCATTCGAACTGGGTATTATTGGCCAACTGTAAAAAGAGATTGCATAGCAAAAGTCAAAGCATGCGACAACTGTCAGAAACACGCACCTATATCCACAAGGCCAGCCGAACTTTTACATAGCATGGAGGTAAGCTGGCCATTCTATAGATGGGGACTCGATATTCTCGGCCCATTCCCAATAACGCCAAGCCAGGTAAAATTTCTTTTAGTAGCAAtagattatttttcaaaatggaTAGAGGCACAACCGTTAGCAAGGATAACGGCCGAAAAGGTACGATCATTTATATGGAAAAATATTATATGCCGATTTGGAATACCTAGGGAGATCATATCTGATAATGGTAGGCAATTTACAGATCATAAGCTCGGTTcgtttctaaaaaattttaacataaaacaTCATTTTAGCTCGGTCGAACACCCAGAGACCAATGGGCAAGTCGAAGCTGCTAACCGAGTCATATTGCAGGCAATAAAGAAAAAGTTAGATAATGCAAAAGGAGAATGGGCGGAGCTGATCCCAGAAATATTATGGGGCTACAACACAACAATACATACCACCACGGGCGAAACACCTTTTAAACTAGTCTATGGTTCCGAGGCACTAATTCCTATTGAGGTCGGCACCCCCACACTGAGAACCGAGCTATACAATGAACAACACAACTCGCATGTAAGGAATGCCGAGCTTGATCTAGCCGAAGAAACCAGGGAGCTAGCAGCAATTAAACAAAAAGCTATAAAACAAATAGCCGAAAAGAAACACAGCAAAAGAGTATCTCTGAGGACATTCACAGTAGGTGATCTAGTGCTCAGACGAATAGAAGAGGCCAGACGTCCCCCAACTCatggaaagctcgccgcaaactGGGAAGGCCCATTCCGAGTAACCAAGGCGCTCGGCATGGGGGCTTACCAATTACAGACATTACAGGGCAATACAGTATCTAGAACCTGGAATATCTCTTCTTTGAAGATGTACCAATCTTAAGTTGTGCAAATGGCGGATGAGggtactctttttcccccttAGAGCCTTTTTTCCCAAAAAGCGTTTTTGCCTAAggaaggttttaacgaggcctGACGCACGATACATTTCATCATCAATATTCAAAATCTAAATTAAACATTACATATTCATTATCAAACATTCAAAAGCACATGAATTGTGGACGATCACATGACAAAAACCACACCTACTGTTATAGTCATACAAACCGAACTAAACAAGGTCGGTCAAGCAAACAAAGTTCAAAATACGAAAGTTTCAAAACTACAATTACATATGACCACTTAAACAAAAGGCAACAACAAAAGCCGAACTAAGAGGGAGGGGGAACATTCTCATCATGCTCCTCTACAGCCCCATCCACAACTAACTTCCCATTCACTACGATCTTCGTCATATCGAGCCGATTAATATCAAATTCAGGAACCAACAAAGAAATCTGGCTTACAGCTCGTTCAAAACCATAAGAAAACATCTCCATACCATTCTCTTCCAACTCATGAATGCGGGCCGTGAGACTTCCTTTCGCAGCATCATTTTCTTTCACCTCAGTTTGCAATAATCGAATCTGATCCCTAAGCCGAGTTATATCCTCTTCCGACTCCTTCGCCTTCGCAGCAGAACTAACAATAACATCATCCTTCTCTTTTATCAACTTCTCCAATTCTTCAATCTTTGTCTTATATGACTTCTCCACAGCGGCAGCCTTATCTACAACCTCCTGCTGTTCAGCACCTATGAGCTCGGCTGTGCGACCAACACACAGCAAGCGAGAACCAACGATCTACAACCATCACACCAAAATAAGAACAAAACCCTAAAGAAAGAGTAAGGAAGAAGTTCAATAATGTGAACAAACCTGGACAAATTTACCAAGTCCCTCCATACCGACCTGGCGAGTCATAAGCATGTCCCCGGGATATTGAGAAGCCCGGTCAGAAAGCTCAGCAAAATTGAACTGTTCACTCCAGAGAGAATGAGAATTTGACTCCGCAATAAAACCATGAAGTTTCTT includes:
- the LOC130933540 gene encoding uncharacterized protein LOC130933540; translation: MAELQAEVKRLAELSAQNNTNKRDKGNPKNSSQAVTDLLITNPPKERLTLDNPFSEEITNYQMPKHFTLPSSLEPYKGIGDPRAHIKKFQSMMFFNGPKNEPILCRAFPTYLDGAALLWFSKLPEGSISSFEELARSFIDYFTAARIYVHGSDYLGTIRQGPQESLKDYLTRFADATMEIPDLDPAVHLHAIKAGLKPGKFRETIAVTKPKTLEKFRERAAGQMEIEELREAEKVDRRQPRKKESRTIRSRDNKDTRKMFKLTPKFDNYTRFNTKRERIIKEILNAKIIKPPVRAGSYQDQRFVDRTKHCAFHQKYGHTTDECIIAKDLLERLARQGLLDKYIEGTRHKGAKTNPDEQQTPRNKKTDKWPSNNPPKGIINCISGGFACGGETASARK
- the LOC130935829 gene encoding serine carboxypeptidase-like 20, encoding MGDKCSIFSLVSLHIFLSFVLTQSAPESALITQIPGFNGTLPSKHYAGYVTVDENHGRSLYYYFVVSEGKPAEDPVVLWLNGGPGCSSFDGFIYEHGPFNFEPAKTAGGLPTLHLNPYSWSKVSNIIYLDSPAGVGFSYSKNQTDYDTGDIKTAIDSHAFLLKWFELYPEFLSNTFFIAGESYAGVYVPTLAYEVAKGINAGVKPKLNFKGYMVGNGVCDEQFDGNALVPFVHGMGLISDDLYQEVNAECNGNFYNPLNDNCSSKLAKVDQIIDGVNIYDILEPCYHATEEEEFNKETYIRLPSSFRKLGETERPLPVRKRMFGRAWPLRAPVRAGIVPTWPELSNNNNVPCTDDRVATAWLNNEAVRKAIHTAEESLVNSWVLCTDVIFFNHDAGSMIKYHENLTSKGYRALIYSGDHDMCVPFTGSEAWTRSLGYKIVDEWRPWSTNGQVAGFIQGYDKNLTFLTIKGAGHTVPEYKPQESLEFYKRFLAGLPI